In the Paenibacillus sp. FSL H7-0357 genome, one interval contains:
- the rsmG gene encoding 16S rRNA (guanine(527)-N(7))-methyltransferase RsmG yields the protein MDNTVAQFTALLQEQGIKLNPEQLKQFELYYQELVSWNEKMNLTGITERDQVYTKHFYDSLSLAFYLKMDDAKSLADIGSGAGFPGIPLKICFPHLKLTIVDSLSKRISFLQHVCDTLGLENVQLIHGRAEDVSRQFVHRDAYDIVTARAVARLSLLNEFCLPFTKKEGVFAAMKGSDPAEELKEAKFSFKELRAELQKVESFSLPVEESARHIVIIRKTGATPAKYPRKAGIPAKSPLI from the coding sequence ATGGATAATACTGTAGCACAGTTTACGGCTCTACTTCAGGAACAGGGAATCAAGCTGAACCCGGAGCAGCTTAAGCAATTTGAGCTTTATTATCAGGAACTGGTTTCCTGGAATGAAAAAATGAATCTCACCGGAATTACCGAACGGGATCAGGTATATACCAAACACTTTTATGATTCCCTTTCACTTGCTTTCTATTTAAAGATGGATGATGCGAAAAGCTTGGCTGATATAGGATCAGGAGCCGGCTTCCCAGGGATTCCGCTTAAGATTTGTTTCCCGCATTTGAAGCTGACAATTGTTGATTCACTAAGCAAACGAATTTCCTTTCTCCAGCATGTATGCGATACACTGGGATTAGAAAATGTTCAATTGATTCATGGCCGGGCAGAGGATGTATCCCGACAATTTGTTCATCGTGATGCCTATGATATAGTTACGGCCCGGGCGGTTGCCCGTTTATCCCTGTTGAATGAATTCTGTCTTCCTTTTACGAAAAAAGAGGGTGTGTTTGCAGCAATGAAGGGTAGTGATCCTGCTGAGGAACTAAAGGAGGCGAAGTTTAGTTTCAAGGAGCTTCGCGCTGAACTGCAAAAGGTTGAATCCTTCAGTTTACCCGTAGAGGAATCTGCCAGACATATCGTTATTATTCGCAAGACAGGAGCCACACCAGCAAAATATCCGCGTAAAGCGGGAATTCCGGCCAAATCTCCTTTGATCTGA
- the noc gene encoding nucleoid occlusion protein, whose translation MKEQFTKLFGFTERSSGEEIKQIPVHEVISSPYQPRTIFDDDKIDELCQTIKTHGVIQPIVVRMRDSQYEIIAGERRWRAVKKLGLETIPAIVREFNDSQAASIALIENLQREGLTSIEEAIAYQKLIDLHQLTQESLAQRLGKSQSTIANKIRLLQLPEQVKTSLMERQITERHARSLLSLDSVEMQLKVLAEIISKGLNVKQTEARIAFYKAVNQTKKSKRVSYTKDVRLALNTIRQSIDMVSGSGMEIKTSENDRGDHYEIVIQIPKR comes from the coding sequence ATGAAAGAACAATTCACCAAGCTTTTTGGATTTACCGAGCGGAGCAGCGGAGAAGAGATCAAACAAATCCCGGTTCATGAGGTCATCAGCAGTCCTTATCAGCCACGGACTATTTTTGATGACGATAAGATAGACGAGCTCTGTCAGACTATCAAAACTCACGGTGTGATCCAGCCTATTGTCGTGCGGATGCGCGATTCCCAGTATGAGATTATCGCAGGTGAACGTCGCTGGCGGGCTGTGAAGAAGCTTGGTCTGGAGACAATTCCGGCTATTGTTCGTGAGTTCAATGATTCACAGGCTGCATCTATTGCCTTAATCGAGAATTTGCAGCGTGAAGGTTTAACCTCAATTGAAGAAGCTATCGCTTATCAGAAATTGATTGATCTTCACCAATTGACTCAAGAAAGCTTGGCACAGCGTCTCGGTAAAAGCCAGTCAACAATCGCGAATAAAATCCGCTTGCTGCAATTACCTGAACAGGTTAAAACTTCACTTATGGAGCGCCAAATTACAGAACGGCATGCCCGTTCCTTATTATCTCTAGACAGTGTGGAAATGCAGTTGAAGGTGCTTGCGGAGATTATTTCTAAAGGCTTAAATGTTAAGCAGACAGAGGCAAGGATCGCATTTTATAAAGCTGTGAATCAAACCAAAAAATCCAAACGGGTTTCCTATACAAAGGATGTCCGGCTCGCTCTAAATACAATTCGTCAATCCATAGATATGGTATCGGGTTCTGGAATGGAGATTAAAACCTCGGAAAATGACCGCGGTGACCATTACGAGATCGTGATTCAAATCCCAAAAAGATAA